A region from the Kineothrix sp. IPX-CK genome encodes:
- the ftsX gene encoding permease-like cell division protein FtsX: protein MRISTFFYTIGQGFRNIIRNKWFSLASIATIGACLFLFGLFYAIITNFQHIVKTAEEGVSVTVFFDEGVNDTRISEIGDMIAKRVEVSEVKFVSAQEAWESFKEDYLGEYADGFTENPLADSAHYEIYLNDVSLQPALVTYLESIDDIRRINKSEITATTLSGVNALIAYVSIGIIGILFAVSIFLISNTVTIGISVRKEEINIMKYIGATDFFVRSPFVIEGILIGVIGSLVPLGLIYFIYNNVILYVSERFSMLAQLLSFLPVETIFNTLAPVSIAMGVGIGFLGSIVTVRKHLRV from the coding sequence ATGAGAATTAGTACATTTTTTTATACTATCGGACAGGGATTCCGCAATATTATAAGAAATAAGTGGTTTTCCCTCGCTTCTATCGCCACAATAGGCGCATGCTTGTTTCTGTTCGGTTTGTTCTATGCGATTATTACGAATTTCCAACATATTGTAAAGACGGCAGAGGAGGGTGTGTCTGTTACCGTTTTCTTCGATGAAGGGGTAAATGATACGAGAATCAGTGAAATCGGCGATATGATCGCGAAAAGGGTGGAGGTTTCAGAGGTAAAGTTCGTTTCAGCACAGGAAGCTTGGGAAAGCTTTAAAGAGGATTACTTAGGAGAATATGCGGACGGTTTCACGGAAAATCCGCTGGCAGATTCCGCGCACTATGAGATTTACTTAAACGATGTTTCCCTGCAGCCGGCTCTGGTCACTTATCTGGAATCCATTGATGATATAAGAAGAATCAATAAGTCGGAAATCACGGCGACTACCTTAAGTGGGGTAAACGCCTTGATTGCCTATGTTTCTATCGGTATTATCGGTATTCTTTTCGCAGTATCCATATTCCTCATAAGCAATACGGTAACGATAGGAATTTCCGTGCGTAAGGAAGAGATCAATATTATGAAATATATAGGGGCGACGGACTTTTTCGTCAGGTCTCCGTTCGTTATCGAGGGAATACTAATAGGGGTAATAGGTTCTCTGGTGCCATTGGGGCTGATTTACTTCATATATAACAATGTCATCCTTTATGTATCGGAGAGATTTTCCATGTTAGCACAACTTTTGAGCTTTTTACCTGTAGAGACGATTTTCAATACATTAGCACCCGTATCCATCGCTATGGGAGTTGGAATCGGTTTCCTTGGAAGTATCGTAACTGTCAGAAAGCACTTAAGAGTATAG
- the ftsE gene encoding cell division ATP-binding protein FtsE: MITLENVSKAYATGAPALNGVSLHINKGEFVFIVGDSGSGKSTLIKLLLRELTPTSGNISVMGYDLVKIRHRKIPKFRRNLGIVFQDFRLLKDRNVYENVAFAQRIIQVSNKEIKRNVPSVLSMVGLAGKYKAKPRQLSGGEQQRVALARALVNRPTILLADEPTGNLDPKNSWEIMKLLEQINENGTTVLVVTHNREIVNSMQRRVVTMKRGIVVSDEEKGGYIDEN; encoded by the coding sequence ATCATTACTCTCGAAAATGTCAGCAAGGCATATGCTACGGGAGCGCCGGCATTAAACGGCGTCAGCCTACATATTAATAAAGGAGAGTTCGTATTTATCGTAGGCGACAGCGGTTCCGGCAAATCGACCTTAATCAAGCTTCTTCTTCGGGAATTGACGCCGACTTCAGGGAATATCAGCGTCATGGGATATGATCTGGTGAAAATCAGACACCGTAAGATTCCGAAGTTCAGAAGAAATCTTGGAATCGTGTTTCAAGATTTCCGGCTTTTGAAGGATAGGAACGTATATGAGAACGTAGCCTTTGCACAGCGTATCATTCAAGTGTCCAATAAAGAAATAAAACGAAATGTACCGAGCGTTCTGTCTATGGTAGGGCTCGCGGGAAAGTATAAGGCGAAGCCGAGGCAGCTTTCCGGAGGTGAACAGCAAAGGGTTGCTCTCGCCAGAGCGTTGGTCAATAGACCCACCATATTGCTCGCCGATGAGCCTACCGGTAATCTGGATCCTAAGAATTCGTGGGAAATCATGAAGCTCCTGGAGCAGATCAATGAAAATGGCACAACGGTTCTGGTGGTAACACACAATAGAGAAATTGTGAATTCCATGCAGAGAAGAGTCGTTACAATGAAACGCGGTATTGTTGTAAGCGATGAGGAAAAAGGTGGTTATATCGATGAGAATTAG
- a CDS encoding PucR family transcriptional regulator: protein MISNQILQNTIEGLKAIARVELCVMDVDGKEVASTVAGMESCSAAAVEFVGSAADSQEIQGYQYFKIFDELQLEYILIAGGAGEDVYMVGKMVAFQIQGLLIAYKERFDKDNFIKNLLLDNLLLVDIYSRAKKLHIQTDGKRVVMIIETENGKDSNVLELMRTYYGNNSKDFITAVDENNVIVVKDLSEGDSSKEIDKTARNAEAYLLKEGMKNIRISYGTTVNEIKEVSRSYKEAKMALDVGKIFFDERDIVAYSELGIGRLIYQLPIPLCKMFIKEIFGGKSPDDFDEETLTTINKFFENSLNVSETSRQLFIHRNTLVYRLDKLQKSTGLDLRVFEDAITFKIALMVVKYMKYMETFEY from the coding sequence ATGATTTCAAATCAAATATTACAAAATACAATTGAGGGCCTTAAGGCGATCGCCAGAGTAGAGTTGTGTGTAATGGATGTAGACGGTAAGGAGGTAGCATCCACTGTGGCAGGGATGGAGAGCTGTTCTGCGGCAGCAGTAGAGTTCGTGGGTTCTGCTGCAGATTCCCAGGAGATACAGGGATACCAATATTTCAAGATATTTGACGAGTTGCAATTAGAGTATATATTGATTGCCGGCGGAGCAGGCGAGGATGTGTACATGGTCGGAAAGATGGTGGCCTTTCAGATTCAGGGTCTTTTGATTGCGTATAAGGAACGCTTTGATAAGGACAACTTTATCAAGAATCTGCTGCTCGATAATCTGCTTTTGGTAGATATTTACAGTCGCGCGAAAAAGCTGCATATACAGACGGACGGAAAAAGGGTCGTCATGATCATAGAGACGGAGAATGGGAAAGACAGCAACGTTTTAGAGCTCATGCGGACATATTATGGAAATAATAGCAAAGATTTCATTACCGCAGTGGATGAAAATAATGTTATAGTAGTAAAGGACCTTTCGGAAGGAGACAGCAGCAAGGAAATCGATAAGACTGCCCGGAACGCAGAGGCCTATCTTTTGAAAGAGGGCATGAAGAACATTCGTATTTCTTATGGAACCACGGTTAATGAGATTAAAGAAGTGAGCCGTTCCTATAAGGAAGCGAAGATGGCGCTGGATGTCGGAAAGATATTCTTTGATGAAAGGGATATCGTCGCTTACAGTGAGCTGGGAATAGGCCGTTTGATCTATCAGCTTCCCATACCGCTCTGCAAAATGTTCATAAAGGAAATTTTCGGTGGAAAGAGCCCGGATGATTTTGATGAAGAGACCCTTACGACGATCAACAAATTTTTTGAGAACAGTTTAAATGTATCGGAGACTTCAAGACAGCTGTTCATTCATAGAAACACACTCGTATACAGACTGGATAAATTGCAGAAAAGCACCGGCCTGGACCTCAGAGTGTTCGAAGATGCGATTACTTTTAAGATTGCGCTTATGGTTGTAAAGTATATGAAGTATATGGAAACTTTTGAATATTGA
- a CDS encoding WecB/TagA/CpsF family glycosyltransferase, with protein MDILGVTLTDYSLKESLFLLDGFLENGALNTILYVTTPMLILAGKDENEKERIESMDMTLCGESDILRVAKIESKSRSYEVENLVFLKEFLRRIVRGGKTIYLLSDSEEDAQKLRDELKDFQRGIAVRGYQIIKEDAENVEEVVNDINDIAPSVIISRMAGSRQEQWMLEAKPYINAEVWLGISKDMKLGERHESFQKKAMSRIYKKMFHDRMNRYNGENEKNQ; from the coding sequence ATGGATATTTTAGGGGTTACGCTTACCGATTATTCTCTCAAGGAGTCGCTGTTTTTGCTGGACGGTTTTTTAGAAAACGGCGCTCTTAATACGATTTTATACGTTACGACACCGATGCTTATATTGGCGGGAAAAGATGAAAATGAAAAAGAGAGAATTGAATCCATGGATATGACCCTGTGCGGGGAGTCCGATATTCTGAGAGTGGCGAAGATAGAATCCAAGAGCCGTTCGTATGAAGTGGAGAATCTCGTTTTTTTAAAGGAATTTTTGAGAAGAATCGTGCGCGGAGGGAAAACGATATATTTGCTATCCGATTCGGAAGAGGATGCGCAGAAGCTGAGAGATGAGTTGAAGGATTTTCAGCGGGGCATCGCAGTCAGAGGCTATCAGATCATAAAAGAGGATGCGGAAAATGTGGAGGAAGTCGTTAACGATATTAACGATATTGCCCCTTCCGTAATTATTTCGCGAATGGCAGGAAGCAGGCAGGAGCAATGGATGCTGGAAGCGAAGCCGTATATCAACGCTGAGGTATGGCTGGGAATTTCCAAGGACATGAAGCTGGGCGAGCGCCATGAATCTTTTCAGAAGAAAGCAATGAGCCGAATCTACAAGAAGATGTTCCACGATCGGATGAACAGATATAACGGAGAAAATGAAAAGAATCAGTAA
- a CDS encoding YjfB family protein: MDIPALSMALAQTQTISDVGITMLSKSLDSMETGGDAMIDMMNSSMELSVNPAIGSNIDLYI, translated from the coding sequence ATGGATATTCCTGCATTATCAATGGCGCTCGCCCAGACACAGACTATATCGGACGTAGGTATTACCATGCTCTCGAAATCATTGGACAGCATGGAGACTGGCGGTGACGCGATGATAGATATGATGAATTCCTCTATGGAATTGTCTGTAAATCCTGCCATCGGTTCTAACATAGATTTATATATATAG
- a CDS encoding type II CAAX endopeptidase family protein, translating to MNSKKVNRIFLAVILLHVGAVVLLGVLSPFYTLTIVPNFIISQLIVLVPALIGLLISGENLIKLVGFRRIKISSVLMIILFTFLAMPLTTVINAVSMLFVDNTVVAISGDILEIPFFVMLLIIGIIGPFSEELVFRGIIYQGYKKSGTVLQALFLSACLFALMHMNFNQAAYALIIGMILVALVEATGSLWSSVLFHVIFNSQQVCIMYLYDSFGMGGLDEAQSQITTDIMLAAISGYLIIAAITTTLAACVLAWIAKNEHREENLRDIWRTRKNKTGNTMVTVPLLIAVVSAFSYMALDFILY from the coding sequence ATGAATAGTAAAAAGGTAAACCGGATTTTCCTGGCAGTTATCCTGCTTCATGTTGGTGCTGTGGTTCTGTTGGGAGTTTTAAGTCCGTTTTATACACTGACAATTGTACCTAATTTCATAATCAGTCAATTGATCGTATTGGTGCCTGCTCTTATCGGACTCCTGATTTCCGGGGAGAACCTGATTAAACTTGTAGGCTTTCGGAGGATTAAAATATCCTCGGTGCTTATGATCATTCTTTTTACTTTTCTGGCTATGCCTTTAACTACCGTAATCAATGCGGTTTCCATGCTATTCGTGGACAATACGGTGGTGGCAATTAGTGGGGATATCTTAGAGATCCCCTTTTTTGTTATGCTTCTCATTATAGGAATCATCGGACCGTTCAGCGAGGAACTGGTATTCAGAGGGATTATATATCAGGGCTACAAGAAATCAGGAACAGTGTTACAGGCCCTTTTTTTATCTGCCTGCCTGTTCGCCCTTATGCATATGAATTTCAATCAGGCCGCATATGCTTTGATAATTGGCATGATTCTGGTGGCTTTGGTAGAAGCTACGGGAAGCTTGTGGAGCTCCGTTTTATTTCATGTCATATTCAACTCCCAGCAGGTATGTATCATGTACCTGTACGATTCCTTTGGAATGGGCGGTTTGGATGAAGCTCAGTCGCAGATTACAACGGATATAATGCTGGCAGCCATCAGTGGTTATCTGATTATCGCTGCAATTACTACTACCTTGGCAGCCTGCGTTCTGGCCTGGATTGCCAAAAATGAACATCGGGAAGAGAACCTTAGGGATATCTGGAGAACCAGAAAGAATAAAACCGGCAATACAATGGTAACTGTACCGCTTTTGATCGCTGTAGTATCGGCGTTTTCCTACATGGCTCTCGATTTTATTCTTTATTGA
- a CDS encoding polya polymerase: protein MKVQNIRDIDKFFKVIDSCVGKVELVTGEGDRLNLKSKLSQYVSMANIFSDGTIAELELIAYEPEDITKLVNFMMEN, encoded by the coding sequence ATGAAAGTACAGAATATCAGAGATATCGATAAGTTTTTTAAAGTAATTGACAGCTGTGTAGGCAAGGTAGAATTAGTGACGGGCGAGGGAGACAGACTGAACCTTAAGTCCAAGCTTTCCCAGTACGTATCCATGGCGAATATTTTTTCCGACGGAACGATTGCAGAGCTTGAGCTTATTGCCTATGAGCCGGAAGACATTACGAAATTAGTTAACTTTATGATGGAGAATTAG
- a CDS encoding CvfB family protein, producing the protein MIKLGEVQNLIVVKKVEFGVYLAEDAGDADEKVLLPEKQVPEGTQVGDVIRVFIYRDSSDRLIATTKEAALTLGRTALLKVAQVAKIGAFLDWGLEKQLLLPFKEQTWPVKEGEECLAALYTDKSNRLCATMKVYPYLDTDSPYKKDDRVTGRVYEISREFGAFVAVDDKYSGLISKKEMYGDIREGDMIQARVVGVKEDGKLDLSLREKAYLQIGTDADKIMEIIESYGGTLPFNDKADPETIRQEMQMSKNEFKRAVGRLLKEGKVIIDGGSIRKAGK; encoded by the coding sequence ATGATAAAATTAGGAGAAGTGCAGAATTTAATCGTTGTAAAAAAAGTGGAGTTCGGCGTATATCTTGCTGAAGATGCAGGAGATGCCGATGAAAAGGTGCTCCTTCCCGAAAAGCAGGTTCCGGAAGGAACGCAGGTGGGAGATGTAATACGTGTATTCATATATAGAGATTCCAGCGACCGTTTGATCGCCACTACTAAGGAGGCGGCGCTCACGCTTGGAAGGACCGCTCTTCTTAAGGTTGCGCAGGTTGCGAAAATCGGCGCTTTTTTGGATTGGGGACTGGAAAAACAATTGCTGCTTCCTTTCAAAGAGCAGACATGGCCGGTGAAGGAAGGGGAAGAGTGTCTGGCTGCGCTGTATACTGATAAGAGCAATAGATTATGTGCTACGATGAAGGTATATCCTTACTTGGACACAGACAGCCCTTATAAGAAAGACGACAGGGTGACCGGGCGCGTTTATGAAATCAGCAGAGAGTTTGGGGCCTTTGTAGCAGTAGACGATAAATATTCCGGCCTTATTTCTAAGAAGGAGATGTACGGAGACATTAGGGAAGGGGATATGATTCAGGCCCGGGTGGTAGGCGTCAAGGAGGATGGAAAACTGGATCTGAGTCTGAGAGAGAAGGCATATCTTCAAATTGGTACCGATGCGGATAAAATAATGGAAATTATAGAAAGCTATGGAGGAACTCTTCCGTTTAATGATAAGGCAGATCCCGAAACCATCAGGCAGGAAATGCAGATGAGTAAGAATGAATTCAAGAGGGCAGTGGGTCGTCTGCTGAAGGAAGGGAAAGTGATTATAGATGGCGGCAGTATAAGAAAAGCTGGGAAATGA
- a CDS encoding acyl-[acyl-carrier-protein] thioesterase gives MYRFAGRIRYSELDREGKLSLESLLDYFQDCSTFHSEDIGVGFKFLQERHLAWVMSAWQIVVERYPALGERVLIGTAPYDFKGFIGWRNFLMEEENGERLAYANTVWTLMDMEHMRPAKVPDELNAVYVLEEKLEMDYAPRKIALPQIEGERREKVEVRQHHLDTNHHVNNGQYIRIAMEYLPEGFAIRQMRAEYKKQALLGDVIVPEVYMPADNICLISLNNEEGQAYCVAEFERNMGIV, from the coding sequence ATGTATAGATTTGCAGGACGTATACGATACAGTGAATTGGACAGAGAAGGAAAATTATCCTTAGAATCGCTGCTGGATTATTTTCAGGATTGTTCAACTTTTCATTCTGAGGATATAGGGGTAGGGTTTAAATTTCTTCAGGAAAGGCATCTGGCTTGGGTAATGTCGGCTTGGCAGATAGTCGTTGAAAGGTATCCTGCTCTTGGAGAAAGGGTGTTGATAGGAACGGCTCCGTATGATTTCAAAGGATTTATCGGATGGCGTAATTTTCTGATGGAAGAGGAGAACGGAGAACGCCTGGCCTATGCGAACACTGTTTGGACTTTAATGGATATGGAACATATGCGCCCGGCGAAAGTTCCTGATGAGCTGAATGCGGTATATGTGCTGGAAGAAAAGCTTGAGATGGATTATGCGCCGCGCAAGATCGCCCTTCCTCAAATAGAAGGGGAGAGGCGGGAGAAGGTAGAGGTGAGACAGCATCACCTGGATACCAACCATCACGTGAATAATGGGCAATATATCCGCATTGCCATGGAATATTTGCCGGAAGGCTTCGCCATAAGGCAGATGCGGGCAGAATATAAAAAGCAGGCGCTTTTGGGAGACGTTATCGTGCCGGAGGTTTATATGCCTGCAGATAATATTTGTTTAATTTCGCTTAATAACGAAGAGGGACAGGCATACTGTGTTGCAGAGTTTGAAAGGAATATGGGTATTGTATGA
- a CDS encoding S8 family peptidase has product MEKILDEDYYDLMIDNILLPSYDTGNNVTNINERHSLLHVLARQVNICDLGANPYHRFPSLFTLTASIRPQVSGVNQIQRNPALALYGTGVIVGIIDTGIDYRHPAFRNNDGSTRIVSIWDQTIQTGTPPETFSYGSEYSRELINLALISAEPLSVVPSEDTNGHGTAIASIIAGKGDSAQSFTGVATEAEYVVVKLKEAKSNLRQISFVPENAICYQESDVMLGARYLLSAARKLNRPLAICVALGTSQGGHDEHGATTGYLDYLTHRPQICVSISAGNEGNNGRHYYGNIAVPTNDTLFELKVGSADKLFAMEIWPYAPSRLTIEVTSPSGESTPLVYPGINTCERFNFVYNQGTLWINNITFEEETGEQLILLRFQNPFAGIWNFKLQNLENESFSFHSWLPSGDLISRETYFLQSNPDTTITSPGNAIRPLTVTAYNQSNDSIWIDSGRGYTRTNQVKPDVAAPGFELPCAVPGGRYATLTGTGAATAYASGITAMLLEWAVVRGNYTSITGTDINSLITRGAYRQPNTTYPNNIWGYGQIDINGVFERLANL; this is encoded by the coding sequence ATGGAAAAAATTCTGGATGAAGATTATTACGACCTAATGATAGATAATATACTCCTTCCCAGTTATGATACCGGCAATAACGTTACTAATATAAACGAGAGACATTCCCTGCTGCATGTGCTTGCAAGGCAGGTGAATATCTGTGACCTGGGAGCAAATCCTTATCATCGCTTTCCCTCCCTTTTCACTTTGACTGCATCCATCCGTCCCCAGGTATCCGGGGTTAATCAGATACAGCGCAATCCGGCTCTCGCACTCTACGGAACCGGCGTGATCGTCGGAATCATAGATACGGGAATCGATTATCGGCATCCTGCCTTCAGAAACAACGACGGCAGTACGCGAATCGTTTCCATATGGGACCAGACAATACAGACCGGTACTCCTCCGGAGACGTTTTCTTACGGCTCCGAATACAGCCGGGAATTGATCAATCTCGCCCTTATATCTGCGGAGCCTTTGTCCGTTGTACCTTCCGAGGACACTAACGGACACGGAACAGCAATTGCAAGCATCATCGCAGGCAAAGGGGATTCCGCTCAGAGTTTCACCGGAGTTGCTACCGAAGCAGAATATGTAGTGGTGAAGTTAAAAGAAGCCAAATCGAATCTACGCCAAATCTCCTTCGTTCCCGAAAACGCTATTTGTTATCAGGAATCGGATGTCATGTTAGGCGCCCGCTATTTATTATCCGCAGCTCGTAAGCTCAACCGTCCTCTTGCCATATGCGTCGCCCTCGGTACCAGCCAGGGAGGTCATGACGAACACGGCGCGACTACCGGTTATTTGGACTATCTCACTCACCGCCCTCAAATCTGCGTTTCTATCTCTGCAGGAAACGAGGGAAACAACGGCAGACATTATTACGGCAACATCGCCGTTCCTACTAATGACACTCTGTTCGAGTTGAAGGTGGGCAGTGCCGATAAATTATTTGCCATGGAAATCTGGCCTTATGCGCCCAGCCGTCTCACCATTGAGGTTACTTCACCCAGCGGGGAATCCACACCTTTGGTTTATCCGGGCATCAATACCTGTGAAAGATTCAATTTCGTATACAACCAGGGCACGTTATGGATAAACAATATTACCTTTGAAGAGGAGACCGGAGAGCAGCTCATACTACTGCGCTTCCAAAACCCTTTTGCCGGTATATGGAACTTTAAGCTGCAAAATTTGGAAAACGAAAGCTTTTCTTTTCATTCATGGCTTCCCTCGGGTGATTTGATTTCCAGGGAGACTTATTTCCTGCAATCAAATCCAGACACTACCATCACTTCTCCCGGCAACGCCATACGCCCTCTGACGGTAACCGCATATAACCAGTCAAATGACAGTATATGGATAGATTCCGGAAGAGGTTATACACGTACCAACCAGGTAAAACCCGATGTGGCCGCACCCGGTTTTGAGCTTCCTTGTGCGGTTCCCGGAGGACGTTATGCCACCTTAACCGGTACCGGAGCCGCCACTGCCTATGCTTCCGGTATCACCGCCATGCTCTTGGAATGGGCTGTAGTGCGCGGAAACTATACCTCGATTACGGGCACCGATATCAACAGTCTTATAACACGCGGCGCATATAGGCAGCCTAACACAACTTATCCGAACAATATATGGGGCTATGGGCAAATCGATATCAATGGTGTCTTCGAGAGGCTCGCCAACTTATAA
- a CDS encoding S8 family peptidase: protein MVRAMEKILDENYYDLIIDNVMVPYYDIGNNITYLNDRHSLLHVLAGQIDPCDLGANAYHRFPSIYILTSQISLEKSGIIQVQSNPALALYGTGAIVGIIDTGIDYRHSAFKHNDGTTRILSIWDQTIQSGTPPEDMLYGSEYPRELINIALRSADPLSIVPTVDEDGHGTAIASIAAGKPDESQGFSGVAPEAELVVVKLKPAKYNLRQVSFVPDDILCYQESDMILAARYILSVAQRLNRPVVMCIALGSSDGSHDGQGAASSYFDYITRLSQVCIAISAGNEGNSNRHYYGNTTQTPYQSEFELRVGSQDRLFSMEIWPYAPSRLSIEIISPSGESTSLVYPRINTCERFNFVFNQGIIWVNNISFEEETGEQLILLRFENPISGIWRFQVFNLENEPFSFHSWLPAGNIISSETYFLQSNPDTTILSPGNAIHALTVTAYNQDNDSILIDSSRGYSRIGLPKPNLAAPGFNLTCALPDNRYGSLTGTGAATAHTTGIIALLFEWAVSRGNYTSITGVDINQLLIRGASRSPTTSYPNNIWGYGQVNINGVFERLAIF from the coding sequence ATGGTAAGGGCAATGGAAAAGATTCTCGATGAGAACTACTATGATTTGATTATAGATAATGTAATGGTCCCCTATTACGACATCGGCAATAATATCACATACTTGAACGACCGGCATTCCCTTCTGCACGTTTTAGCAGGCCAAATAGACCCCTGCGATCTCGGAGCAAATGCGTATCACCGTTTCCCCTCCATATACATATTGACCTCGCAGATCAGCCTGGAAAAATCAGGTATCATCCAGGTTCAAAGCAACCCTGCGCTGGCGTTATATGGAACCGGGGCTATTGTCGGAATCATAGACACCGGTATTGACTATCGCCATTCAGCATTCAAGCACAATGACGGTACTACCAGAATACTTTCCATATGGGATCAGACCATTCAGTCGGGAACACCACCTGAAGATATGCTCTATGGCTCGGAGTACCCGAGGGAATTGATCAATATCGCCCTTCGTTCCGCGGATCCTCTATCCATCGTCCCTACTGTGGATGAGGATGGACACGGCACCGCAATAGCGAGCATAGCCGCCGGGAAACCCGACGAATCCCAAGGCTTCAGCGGCGTGGCACCGGAAGCAGAACTCGTCGTCGTGAAACTTAAACCAGCCAAATATAATTTACGGCAAGTTTCTTTCGTTCCCGATGATATTTTGTGCTATCAGGAGTCGGATATGATTCTGGCAGCCCGCTATATATTATCTGTCGCACAGCGGCTGAACCGGCCCGTAGTTATGTGCATCGCATTGGGCAGCAGCGACGGAAGCCACGACGGACAGGGCGCCGCAAGCAGCTATTTCGATTATATTACACGTCTTTCTCAGGTATGTATTGCCATTTCGGCAGGAAATGAAGGCAATAGCAACAGGCATTATTACGGCAATACGACACAGACACCCTACCAATCGGAATTCGAACTGAGAGTGGGAAGTCAGGACAGATTATTCTCGATGGAAATCTGGCCTTATGCACCCAGCCGTCTTTCCATAGAAATAATCTCTCCCAGCGGCGAATCCACTTCACTTGTTTATCCGAGAATCAACACTTGTGAAAGGTTCAACTTCGTATTCAATCAAGGTATCATTTGGGTAAATAACATCAGCTTTGAAGAAGAGACCGGAGAGCAGTTGATATTGCTGCGCTTTGAAAATCCAATTTCAGGAATTTGGCGTTTTCAAGTATTTAATTTAGAGAATGAGCCCTTTTCATTTCACTCATGGCTGCCCGCCGGAAATATAATTTCCTCGGAAACATACTTTCTTCAGTCGAACCCCGACACTACCATACTCTCGCCCGGCAACGCCATACACGCGCTTACGGTAACCGCATATAATCAGGATAATGACAGTATATTGATCGATTCCAGCAGAGGATACAGCCGCATCGGCCTGCCAAAGCCGAACCTGGCCGCTCCCGGTTTTAATTTGACCTGCGCCCTTCCCGACAATCGATACGGATCGCTGACCGGTACCGGAGCGGCTACCGCACACACCACAGGTATCATTGCTCTCCTTTTTGAGTGGGCTGTGTCAAGAGGAAATTATACATCCATTACAGGAGTGGATATCAACCAGCTTCTGATCAGAGGCGCATCCCGCAGCCCCACTACCTCTTATCCCAACAATATTTGGGGATACGGGCAGGTTAATATCAATGGGGTGTTTGAACGGCTGGCTATATTTTAG